The Microbacterium trichothecenolyticum sequence GATGAGCACCGTCGTCGACGACCTCGGCGCGCGCCTGATCGCCGAGGAGAGCGCGCATCTCGCGCACAACTACCACCCGCTTCCCGTCGTCGTCTCGCGTGCCGAGGGCGTCTGGGTCACCGACGTGGAGGGAAAGCGCTACCTCGACCTGTTGTCGGCCTATTCGGCGCTGAACTTCGGGCACGGTCACCCCGCGATCCTCGCGGCCGCGCGCGAGCAGCTCGAGCGCCTGACGCTCACCAGCCGTGCGTACCACAACGACCGCCTCGGCCCCTTCGCCACCGCGCTCGCGCAGCTGTGCGGCAAAGACCTCGTTCTGCCCATGAACACGGGTGCTGAGGCCGTCGAGACCGGCATCAAGGTCGCCCGCGCGTGGGGCTACCGCACGAAGGGCATCGCGCCCGACGCGGCGACCATCATCGTTGCGAACGGCAACTTCCACGGGCGCACGACCACGATCGTCGGCTTCAGCGACGACCCGGTCGCCCACGACGACTTCGGTCCCTACGCGCCCGGCTTCGTCCACGTTCCTTACGGCGACGCGGATGCCATCGCCGCGGCGATCGACGAGAACACTGCCGCGGTGCTGCTCGAGCCCATCCAGGGCGAGGCCGGCGTCGTGCTCCCGCCCGACGGGTTCCTGCAGCGGGTGCGTGAGATCTGCACCGAGAACGACGTGCTGTTCATCGCCGACGAGATCCAGTCGGGTCTGGGACGTGTGGGCGAGACGTTCGCGTGCGACCGCGAGGGTGTCGTTCCCGACGTCTACCTGCTCGGCAAGGCCCTCGGCGGCGGCATCCTGCCCCTGTCGGCGGTCGTCGCGAACGACGACGTGCTCGGTGTCATCCGCGCGGGCGAGCACGGCTCGACCTTCGGCGGCAACCCGCTGGCGGCGGCTGTGGGTCTGCGGGTGGTCGAGATGCTGGCATCCGGGGAGTTCCAGGCCCGCGCGAAGGCGCTGGGCGCGCACCTCGAGACGGCTCTGCAGGCGCTCGTGGGCCACGGTGTCACCGCCGCGCGCATCGCGGGGCTGTGGGCCGGTGTCGACATCGACCCCGCGTACGGCACGGGGCGCGAGATCGCCGAGAGACTCCTCACCCGTGGCGTGCTCGTCAAAGACACTCACGGTCAGACGATCCGCATCGCCCCGCCCTTGACGATCCGTGCCACCGAACTCGACTGGGCGGTCGAGCAGGTACGGCACGTGCTGTCGGCCTGACCCGCTTCACGACGAGGCCCCCGCATCGCGCAGGGGGTTCTAGCGGTGGTCGCAACACCCCAGATTCTGGGAGGTTGCGGCCACCGTGTCGTTCTCGGAGGGAATGCGTCTGCGACTGCGGCTGTCGGCCACGATCGCGCGGCAGTGCAGTGTGTGCGATCCGCTCGTGGCGTTCCCGGGCAGAGTCCACTGCAGCCGGAGCCTCGGGAGCCGGGCGAACGCGGGTGCCGTCTGCGTCCGAACTCACGGGCGACCGGCATGAGGCGTGTCGCCCGCGCCCCCGGGCCGTGCCGGCGGTCGTACCGGCGTTCGCCCCCGCGCTCGTGAAGGGCGTCAGCGATGCACGTCGGCCCGGATGACGTCGCGATCCTCGACGAGGTGCTCGCGCCGCAGCCATTCGCCGAGGCCGGGGAACGCGAGGTAGTCGTCGCGGTCGCGGCGCATGACCTCGTCGTGTTCGCCGTAGGCCGCGAAGACGGCGAGCTTACGGGCGACGGTCTCGGCGGGGAGGTTGGCCGGCCATGCGCCGCGAGGGTATCCGACGGCGTAGCGAACGATCGTGCCGTCGACGAGTCCCGCGTCGACCGCGGCGGCGACGATCCGGCCGGCACTGCCGTGGTCGGGGTGGTCGCCCTCGCCGTGCGGCGAGAGGTCGGGCATGTTCGCAAGCACCGACGTCGCTTCGGACGCGGAGAGGAACGCGGCGACCGTCTCGATGAGCAACTCGGCCGTGAACGGCGTGTCGGTGTCGAGAGTGGTCAGCGACGGCACCTGCCCGCCGAGGAGCTTGGGGATCGTCCGGTATCCGGTCGCGAACCAGCCGCCCCCGGTGAGGCCCCCGTCGGGTAGGCGCAGGAACGCCAGGACGATGCGGGGATCGTCCTCGGGCGAGGTCGTCATGACCGTGACGCCGTTGCGGAGCACCGTCTCCTGGTCGATCCAGGGTGTCGAGCGCCCGCGCATGACGTCGTAGGCGGCGCGGATGCCCGTCTCGCGGCCCATGGCGTACCTCGACATGCCGGTGCCGGCGTCGGAAGCGGTCAGGAACAGGTTCCGTATGCGGTGGCCGTCGCGGATCGCACGATCGATCGTCGGGGTGGCGAAGAGCAGATCGTCGTCGTAATGAGCCCAGACGCCCGCGACGGTGGGGATCGGGGCGTTCACCGGCGGGTGAAGAAGTCGTATCGGTGGGCGTAGTGGGTCGGCGTCACCAGGTGGTCCGCGCGGGCGGCGGGGAGCACTGCCCGGTCGAAGTGGCGGGCGGCGAGAGCATCGAGGTCGGGAACGCGTCGACCCGCCATGTCATTCCAGCCCACCACGAGCCAACCGCCCGGACGCAGCACGTTCGCGCTCGCTTCGAGGCCGCGGGCGACCTGGTCGGCGGTGTTCAACCCCCATCCGAACACGCCGTTGCACATGACCAGGTCGAAGGTGTCGGGCGGGTACACCGTGGCCAGGTCGGTCATCGAGAGGGTGCGGTGATGGGGTCCCGCGATCCGCTGCATCGCGGGGTCGACGTCGATCGTGTGGTACTCGATGCCCCGATACAGTCGTGGGTAGGTGCGGGTGTACCAGGCCACTCCGACATCGAGCACGCGCGTGATGTCCTCTTGGCCGAGGAACTCGGGCACGATGACGTCCTCGAGCATCACCCGGTCGGGAGTCGCGAGCCGCCACCGGCCGTTCTTCAGTCGCAGTCGGCTGC is a genomic window containing:
- a CDS encoding PIG-L family deacetylase gives rise to the protein MNAPIPTVAGVWAHYDDDLLFATPTIDRAIRDGHRIRNLFLTASDAGTGMSRYAMGRETGIRAAYDVMRGRSTPWIDQETVLRNGVTVMTTSPEDDPRIVLAFLRLPDGGLTGGGWFATGYRTIPKLLGGQVPSLTTLDTDTPFTAELLIETVAAFLSASEATSVLANMPDLSPHGEGDHPDHGSAGRIVAAAVDAGLVDGTIVRYAVGYPRGAWPANLPAETVARKLAVFAAYGEHDEVMRRDRDDYLAFPGLGEWLRREHLVEDRDVIRADVHR
- a CDS encoding class I SAM-dependent methyltransferase, with translation MRLRSRLRLKNGRWRLATPDRVMLEDVIVPEFLGQEDITRVLDVGVAWYTRTYPRLYRGIEYHTIDVDPAMQRIAGPHHRTLSMTDLATVYPPDTFDLVMCNGVFGWGLNTADQVARGLEASANVLRPGGWLVVGWNDMAGRRVPDLDALAARHFDRAVLPAARADHLVTPTHYAHRYDFFTRR
- the rocD gene encoding ornithine--oxo-acid transaminase translates to MSTVVDDLGARLIAEESAHLAHNYHPLPVVVSRAEGVWVTDVEGKRYLDLLSAYSALNFGHGHPAILAAAREQLERLTLTSRAYHNDRLGPFATALAQLCGKDLVLPMNTGAEAVETGIKVARAWGYRTKGIAPDAATIIVANGNFHGRTTTIVGFSDDPVAHDDFGPYAPGFVHVPYGDADAIAAAIDENTAAVLLEPIQGEAGVVLPPDGFLQRVREICTENDVLFIADEIQSGLGRVGETFACDREGVVPDVYLLGKALGGGILPLSAVVANDDVLGVIRAGEHGSTFGGNPLAAAVGLRVVEMLASGEFQARAKALGAHLETALQALVGHGVTAARIAGLWAGVDIDPAYGTGREIAERLLTRGVLVKDTHGQTIRIAPPLTIRATELDWAVEQVRHVLSA